The genomic window TTTACACAAAACTTTTAAGAAGATCGTATAATTTCCTGTTGTATAATGTGCTTCCACCACTTCATTAATATCCCTTAAAGCTTTTACCATATCCGGATAATGGCTTGGCTGATCCAAGAAAACACCAATGTATGAAATCACCTTATATCCGATCTTTTTAGGATTCAAAAAAGAGATTGAATTTTCGATAACTCCGGCCTGCTCCAGTTTTTTTATTCTCTGATGCACTGCTGTTGTAGAAATTCCTACATTTTTTGAGATATGCGCCAAAGAAGTTTTAGCATTATCCATCAGCATATGGATAATCTGCTTATCTATGGAATCTAAATGGTAGATTGTGTTTTCCGCGTCTTTCATTTTTTTTACTTTTTACTTTTTTACTTTTATTTTTATTTATTATGTTTCCTTAATTCCACAATGACAGGAAAATGATCGCTATAACCACCCAAATAGCGGGTTCCTGCATAGGTTCTAAAAGGCCTTCCACTAAACATTTTATCCCGGCTGCTTATTTCTTCCGCATTAAAAACATAAGCCTTTTCAAAACCCAACCCCATACTTTTATTAAAAAAGGATGCAGAGAGTATAATCTGGTCGAATAAAAGACCAGATTTATAATGGTAAGTGGAATACTTTTGCTCGGTAAATAACTGCCTAAAAGGATTTTCTAAGATCTTACCTAACTGGGCATCAGATAACATCTCTACCAGATTTTTTTCATCAGGATTCTCATTAAAATCACCAAACAAAATCACAGATTCATTACGATTGCCAACAATCTCTACAATTTTGTTTTTAATTTCTTTGAGAATAAAATCTCTCTTGGGCTTATTGACGTCTTTTTCTCTTTTGGAGGGTAAATGAGCTACAAAGACATTGATAATTTCATCATTACATTTTATTTTCGAAAAAAGGACATCTCTGGTGGTGTCATAATCTTCTTTATCCGGATTTCCTCTTTCAAAAAAAAAAGTAATGGCTTCGGAATCTAAAATTTCCACTTTTGATTTGTCATAGAGTAACGCAACATCTACTTTCCTTTCATCCATCGAGTTGTAATGAACAATCCCGTATTCTGAATTAAAAGGCTGTATCTGTACAAGTTCTTCCAGAACTTTTCTTCCTGAAACTTCAGACAAACCTATGAGGAATGGCAAGGCACCTTTCTTATCTTCTATAAGTTGAAAAACATGAGAAATTTTATGAAGCTTATTCTTATATTTCCGGTCGTCCCAATTTCTCAATCCTGAATGGGTAGGATCAAGCTTGTGTGTGGGTTTCGGATCAGGTAAAAATAAATTTTCTACATTATAAAAAGCTAATAATTCCATCAACATTTATTTTCAAAAGCGCGGTTCTTCTCCTTAAATTCCGAATGTAAATTTATCACTTTTTTACAAATATTATTACCTATTTCACAATTATTTTATGAAAAACCCAAAAACTAAATCTTCATAATATGAAAATTAACAACAAAATCATCAATATAGATTTAAATTTTACCGTAAAATAATCGAATCTCAAATTATTTTTTTCTTCATTCCGAGAGAAATTTTTCCCGATTTTGACCGCGCATAAATTTCGTGAAAATTTACAAATTCTACCTAACAATCGCAAATTTTATGGTTTTTTAATCTAAATCCTAATTATAAAACGGGATTATTTTACGCTTTTTGGGATCCAATTAAAATTTCCTGGCATTTTTGTGAAATTTTTAAGAATTTATTCCAATAAAAAACCGGATTTACAGTAAATCCGGTCGTTTTTCTTTCGTTATTCTTACAGCTTCGTCATGTCTCCACTCCTCAATTTTACCAAAATTACCGCTCAACAATACTTTTGGAACTTCTAAGCCTTTGTATACTTCTGGTCTCGTATAAATAGGCGGAGAAAGAAGATCATCCTGAAAACTATCTGTTAAGGCGCTTTGTTCATCATTCAAAACTCCTGGCAAAAGACGGATTACAGAATCAGCAAGCACACATGCTGCAAGCTCTCCTCCTGTCAGAACATAATCTCCTATTGAAATTTCTTTGGTAATATGCAGATCTCTTACTCTCTGATCAATCCCTTTATAATGACCGCAAAGGAAAATCAGATTGTTTTTTATCGATAAGGTATTGGCAATTTTCTGGTTTAAAGTAACTCCATCCGGCGTTAAATAAATCACCTCATCATATTCCCGTTGCGATTTCAGCTCAGAAATACATTTATCCAAAGGCTCTACCATCATTACCATTCCTGCTCCTCCTCCATAAGGTTCATCATCGATCTGCCTGTGTTTATTGATCGCCCAGTCTCTAAGATGATGAAAATGCACTTCTGCCAATCCTTTATCCATCGCTCTTTTCAAGATAGAAGTTTGAAACGGACTTTCCATCAGTTCAGGAAGTACGCTTATGATATCAATTCTCATTGTAATGTTCCGTTTTTCTTATTAGGTAAAATAATTAATCTTAAGGCTGAATCTTTGTTGAAATAGCTCCACATCCAGTTAAAAAACACAGCAAGTTTATTTCGAACGCTCAAAATTAACATTAAGTGAAGGAACATCCAAAAATACCACGCCAAGAATCCCTGAAATTTTATAAACGGAAGATCAACAACCGCTCTGTGTTTACCGATTGTTGCTAATGAACCTTTATCATCGTACTCATACTCGTTCCATTCACCAATATTTTTCTTTAAAAAGTTTTTTCCCAGATTTTTTGCCTGATTAATGGCTACATTGGCAACCTGCGGATGTCCCTGAGGATATTTCGGAGTCTCCATATAAGCGATATCTCCTATTGCATATATATTTTCATAACCGTTAATTCTATTATAGCGATCAACAATATACCTGTTTTTCATTAAGTTTTCAGCCGGAAAACCTTCAATCACATTCCCTGTAACTCCTGCAGCCCAGATCACATTATTAGAAGGAATTTCTTTTCCGCTTTTCATATACACTTTATCCCCGTCATAATCCGTCACGTATTCCTGGCTCAGGAAAGTTACTCCTAAATCTTTCAGATATTTTTCAGATTTTTCCTGAGATTCATCACTCATCACCGCAAGCGGTTTTTCTGTAGAGCTTATCAGGATGATTTTAAGATGATCAAAATTCATGTAAGGATAGTCTCTCGGCAGAATTTCTTTTTTCATTTCTGCAAAAGCTCCCGCCAATTCCACTCCCGTCGGTCCGCTTCCCACGATTACAATATTCCAGTTTCCGTCATCGCTTCGGCTTTTTTCCAAAATCAGCTTTTCAAACGTCATCAAAACATGGTTTCTTATACCGATGGCTTCCTGGGTGTTTTTCATCCCGAAAGCTTTTGATTCAAGATCTTTATTTCCGAAAAAATTGGTTTTACAGCCTGTTGCAATCACTAATTTATCATAAGTGAATTCCGCCTCTTCAGTGATTACTTTATGATTAACAGGATCAATCTCTTTCACCTCAGTTAAACGAAATTGTGTATTTCTGGATTGCTGAAAGATTTTTCTGAACGGAAAAGAAATATTGGAAGGTTCTATCCTGCCACACGCGACCTGATAGAAAAGCGGCTGAAACATATGATGGTTTACCCTGTCGAGAACAATTACTTTTTTATTTTTATTGTTCAGAGTTTTTGCAAGTTGCAATCCCGCAAAGCCGCCTCCTATAATGATGATCTTTTCGCGTGTTTCCATATTACACAAATTTACTTATTTTATTTAGTATTTTTTCTCTTAAAAAGTTAGTTTTGCAAAACTTTATGAGCCCTAAAAAGTACACCAAAAAGACTGCCAAAAAGATCCATAAAAGCCGTCGGAAGAACTATTTTTTCCGTCGCAAGATCGTCTTGGTATTGCTCTGTATTGCTCTTATCGGAACCGGATTGTATTTAAAAAACTCTGTCAGTTATTACTATGCTTTATATTTCAATAAATTTAAGCATAAAAAGCTTCACAATACTGAAGCAGAAACACTTAGAATTCAAAAAATTCTTTCGGACAATCTGGATAAAACCTATGGTTTTGATGTCTCTCATTATCAAAATAAAGAAGACATCAGTTGGGACAGCTTAAGCATCGGGAATAAAACCATTCCTTTAGAATTTGTAGTGATGCGCGCAACCATGGGAAACCGTAGTGCAGATAAGCATTTTGATGAATTTTGGGAACAGGCCAAAAAACATGAATTAATACGGGGAGCTTATCATTTTTACAGAGCAGACGAAGATCCTGTCATTCAGGCTAACAATTTTCTTGAAAATGTACATTTAGAAGATGGCGACCTTCCTCCTATTTTAGATATTGAAAAAATTCCCAGACGAAAATCTAACAGGAAACTTATTGAAGATTTAAAAGTCTGGTGTAAAATTGTGGAGGAAAGATATGGCGAGAAACCTATCATTTACACCTATTATCATTACTATAAAGATTTTCTGAAGGGTGAGTTTGATGATTATCCGCTCTGGCTCGCCAACTACAATGATGTACCGACTCCGTCTCCCCATGACAACTGGGATTTCTGGCAATTTACGGAAAACGGAATCGTACACGGAATCAACACCAAAGTGGATCTGGATATCTACAATGGAAATTCCTGGTCTTTAAAAAGGCTGACTTTGGATTAGTTTTTCAAAAAATCAATAACATCTTTATTTAAATCTTCTGCAATTTCAAAAGGAAGATAGTGTGAAACTTTTGGATAAATTTTAAGCTTAGCATTGGGAATTTCCTTAGCCATCATTTCGGTATGCTCTTTTTTTATTACATCGTTTTCTCCGGCAAGAACTAACGTAGGGCTTTGAATTTGATGCAAAGATTTCTTATTGATATTAGGCTCATTCAACATTAAACTCAACAATCGTTTTTCAGTTTCATTTTCCGGCTGATTGGCCAATTGCATGAAACGCAGTTTCGTTTTGAAATTTTTCAGCAAATCCTCTTCTACCCCTTCAGGAAACGCATTTGCCCCAATAATCACTAACTTATTAAGGTATTGAGGATATTTTAAAGCAAATTCCAGTCCTGTATTTCCACCATCGCTCCAGCCTAAAATATTGGCTTTGGCAACGTTTAAATACTCCATTACATTTTTCAGATCATCAGCAAAAATTTTATAATTCAAATCACCTTTGGTAAAATCTTTACTTTTTCCCTGCGCTCTTGTATCGATAGCAATGACTTTAAACTTTTTCGAAAGTTCAGGAATCTGTTTGTAAAACTCCTGAATACTTCCTCCGTTTCCATGAAGCAAAACCAAAGGCTCTCCTTCGCCGTAGATTTCATAATACAGCTCTGCATTATTTAATTTCACTGTTTTTCCGGCAGCATCATTTTTACCATATATAGAATTTTCAGATTCAATAGTATACTGACTAAGATCCGGAGCCCATTTATTTGCCCCAAGGTTTTGAGCCAACTCTGAAAATTGTTCGCTCTCTTTTACCTCGTCTTTGATATTTTTACCATTTTTATCCACTTTTACATCAATATTAATTGCAGGCGCCGCAATAGTCATTTTTTCCCAGTCTCCATAGAACTTTCTGATATATCCTGTTCTGAATAAAGCCGCACTGATGGTTATTCTCCCCTGAAATCTTTTCAAAAACTGTATTCCTACGAAAAATTTTCCCTGAACCCAGATATTCCGATCGTTTACATCTAAAGTAAAGGTATCATCTTTTATCATTTCTTTTGTCAATTCAACGGTAATTTCTTCATCCAGAATATTTTTATCCGGGAAGCCATTTTTTTCCGAATAGATGCTGTACCGCATAACAACCGGCTGATCCGAGGTATAGCTTGCAATGTTCAGATTGATATTTTTGATTTTCGATTTTTTGTTGGTACTAAACTCTAAAGCCGTTTCTCCTAAGAAGTCCTCATTTTTAATATCCGGATTTACAGAATACATAACACTCTTTGTTTTGGTATTCACACCCCAGTTTTTATCCACCAGTTTTTTAGGTTTAATCTTTACTTCATCAATATTTTTCACCTTCTCTTTCAGGAAAATCTTTTGTCCGTCTAAATTTTTAAAGTTTTGAACAGATTGCGAATATTTTTCATATCCCGGAACTTCTATCAAAATAGGTTTTGTAGTATTAATCGTGGAAAGATCAATGGAAAAATGTCCGTTCTCGTCTGAAATTACTCCGGTCTTCTCTTTTTCCACACCTACTTTTGCATAAGGAATCGGTTTATTTTCATTTTTAGAAAATATAGTTGCTGAAACAATTTGCGCATTGAAGGAAACCGCAATAAGGGAAAGAAATAGAATCGTAAGTTTTTTCATGGTAAAAATTTGAAGCAAAAATCTCTATTTATTCTGTCAAAAGTTCATAATGGCTTATTAAATTTAAGGATAGAATTGTTAAATTTATTCTAAAACATCACTTGAAAGTGAAATCAATTATTAAAAACATTTAAAAGCCTTTCCGTAGTAAAAATTTTTTCTCTCTTTTAAAGGTTTATATTTTTGTATTTTCGCGCAACAAATTTTTTATAGAAATGAATTACGTTGCTGCTGAAAACCTTACCAAATCTTACGGAATAAAAGTTTTATTTAAAAATATCTCTTTTAACATCAATGAAGGTGATAAGATTGCCATTGTAGCCAAAAACGGAAGCGGAAAATCCACCCTTCTGAAAATCCTGATGGGAAAAGAAATTGCAGACAGCGGAAACGTAATCATCAATAAAGACATTCAGGTTGTCTTATTCGACCAGGAAATAGCATTTGATCCGAATCTTACGGTAGATGAGTTTATGATGACTTTAGATTCTGCTCCTATCATGGCGCTTAAAAACTATCATCAATCGCTTCATTCTACCGATACCAATTTCATTGAAAAGGCTTTGGCTGAAATGGAAGTTCATAAAGCTTGGGATCTTGAAAATGAAATGAAACAAATTCTTTCTCAGCTCAAAATCACCAATCTTGAAGCTAAAATGGGAACACTTTCGGGAGGACAGGTAAAACGTGTGGCTTTAGCAAAGTTATTAACTGAAACCCGAGCTGAACATCGTCATACTTTACTGATCATGGATGAGCCAACCAATCACCTGGATGTAGAAATGGTGGAATGGCTTGAAAATTATTTAAACAAAGCAAAAATAACGTTACTGTTAGTGACTCACGACAGGTATTTCTTAGACAGCGTTTGTGATATTATCTGGGAAATGGAAGACCAGAATCTTTATTTTCACAACGGTTCGTATGCTACCTATCTTGAAAATAAAATGATTCGTGAGGATAATATGAATGCAACCATCGACAAAGCCAACAATCTTTACAGAAAAGAGCTGGAATGGATGCGAAGACAGCCCAAAGCAAGAACGACAAAATCAAAGTCGAGAATCGATGCTTTTTACGAAACTGAAAAAATAGCTAAAACAGATACAAGAAAACAAGGTCTCGAATTAGATTTTGAAATGAAAAGGTTGGGCAGCAAAATCCTTGAACTTCATCATATTGATAAAAGTTTTGGAGACAAAGTTCTGCTGAAAGACTTCAGTTATCAGTTTCAAAGAGGGGAAAAAATAGGAATCGTAGGTAAAAACGGTGCCGGAAAATCTACACTTTTGAACATTATTCAAGGGTTTGAAAAAGCTGACAAAGGTGAAATAGAAACCGGAGAAACAATCTCTTTCGGGTATTTTTCACAAAAAGGTTTAACTTATAAAGAAGATGAGAGGGTAATCGATTTCATTAAAGAAATTGCAGAGTTTTATCCTTTAGCCAATGGAAAAAGTCTTTCTGCTTCTCAGTTTTTAAGATTGTTTTTATTTGACGATCAATCACAATATTCGCCGATTTCAAAACTTTCGGGTGGGGAAAAGAGAAGGCTGCATCTGATGTATATTTTGTATCAGAACCCTAATTTCTTGATTTTCGATGAGCCTACGAACGATCTTGATCTTCCTACTCTAACAGTCCTTGAAAATTTCCTGCAAATGTTCCAAGGTTCATTAATTATAGTATCTCACGACAGGTATTTTATGGACAGGATTGTAGATCATATTCTGGCTTTTGAAGGAAATGGAAAAATAAAAGATTTTGTCGGTAATTTTTCAGAGTACCGTGAAGCGAAAAGCCGTGAAGAATCTTTAGAAAGATCAACCGCTCAAAAAGCAGAGCCTGTAAAAGAAACCGTTTCAGCTCCACCTCAAAATTCAACCAAAAAGAAAAAGCTTTCTTTTAAAGAACAAAGAGAGCTTGAGCAAATTGAAAAAGAAATGCCCGAACTGGAAGAACAGAGAGGAAAAATATTGGACCAGCTGAACAATGAATCAGACTATGAAAAGATTTCCAAGCTTTCTGCGGATTTAGAATCTGTTTCAGAAAAATTGGAGAATCACGAAATGAGATGGCTCGAACTTCAGGAAATTCTGGGAGAAGCATAAAATAAAGGTTCATGAAATTATCATGAACCTTTTTTATTTAACCACAAAAGAGGCAAAAGAATGTATTATTAATATTTTAGATAATGGCTTTTGTTCCTTTTGTGGTTAATTTCTAAACAGACTTTTAAACTAAATTAATAATCCTTCCCTCCTTCGAACTCTGCTCTGCCGCTTCAATAATTTTCATATTCTGGATAATCTCATGTCCCGGTGAAGGCAGAGCATAGCCAAAAACAATATATTCATAAATCTGTTGGTAATAATTCATATAATTTCCTGCTTCGCTGGAAGTCAGAATTCTCTCGGTTTCTGAATGAGCATTGATGAAGTTTAAAATTCCGTCGGTTTCCTGTAAAGGTTTTGTCCATTCCTTACCATATTCCGGAATGACTCCCGAAATCAATTCTCTTTCCTGATCATCGGTTCTTTCCTGCAAAAAACTTCCTTTGTCTCCATGAAGAATATAGGCATAATGGGCTTCTTTACTAAAAACAGAAGATTTCAGCCTTACTCTCAGATCATTTGCATAATAAAGAAGAATTTCGAAATAATCATTGGCAAATTGTTTTCCTTTCATAGAAAAGATATCAGCAAATAGTTTTTGAGGAGATCCGAAAAGCTGTGTCACCTGATCGATTAGATGTGCTCCCAAGTCGTGTAAAGATCCGGATCCTGCCTGTTCCGGATTTTCCTTATGCTGTTTTCCGCTTGATTCAGTTCTGAAACGGTCAAAACGAATTTCAACTTCTTTCAGGTTTCCCAGTTTATTTTCCTGAATGATCTTCTGTACCTGTAAATAATCTCTGTCAAATCTTCTATTTTGATAAACACTAAGAAACAGCCTTTTTTCATCAGCTAATCTCACCAAATCTTCCGCTTCAGCCAATGTCACGGTAAAAGGTTTTTCTACGATGATATTTTTACCTGCGTTTAATGCCATTTTCACATATTCATAATGAGTCTGGACCGGTGTATTGACTACCACCACATCAATATCCGCATGATTCAGCATATCTTCCACAGATCGATAAATAATGGATTCCGGATACTTCTCTTTTGACTCTTCTTTACTCCTTTCAACCACAGCCGACATAAAAAAACCGGGATGTTCTTTCAAAAAAGGAGCATGAAAAACTTTTCCACTCATTCCAAAGGCACAAAGCCCAACTTTTACCAATTGCATACTCATATTTTTAACAAAGATATTTATAAATACATTTTAGTCTGATTACCCTGTTAGAAAATTTTAACATTTTTTATGATAAAAATCAGGAATATTATTTTTAATAAATCTAAATAAAGACAAATAAATAATTAGCTTTGCACCTTATTTAAAACCACTCTAAATAAACGTACAATGAAAAAGCAACTGGTTACTTTAGGATTATTATTTACAGCGATCTCTTTAGGCGCACAAATGAGAAATACTGAAGCTGATACCATCAGAATTCAGACTATCGAAGACGTAAATCTTCATAAAACAGGAAATCCTAATAAGGCAAAGTCATCATCGCTAAAATCTAACCTGACGGTGATGGAAACCCCTCAACCCATTGCCATTGTTACTCACGAAATTATAGAACAGCAACAGGCAAAACAGCTTAGTGATGTACTACAAAATGTAAACGGAATGTATGTAACTTCTTCCAGAGGTAATTCTCAGGACAGTTTCGGAGGAAGAGGTTTCATTTTAGGTAATGATAATATTTTTAAAAACGGAGCAAGGGTAAACAGTGGTGTTTTTCCTGAAGTGAGCGGATTGGAGAGAGTTGAAGTATTGAAAGGTGCAAACGCAATGCTTTACGGAAATACAGCTGCAGGAGGTGTAATCAACATGATCACAAAAAAGCCAAAATTTAATTTT from Chryseobacterium camelliae includes these protein-coding regions:
- a CDS encoding Lrp/AsnC ligand binding domain-containing protein; protein product: MKDAENTIYHLDSIDKQIIHMLMDNAKTSLAHISKNVGISTTAVHQRIKKLEQAGVIENSISFLNPKKIGYKVISYIGVFLDQPSHYPDMVKALRDINEVVEAHYTTGNYTIFLKVLCKDNDHLMQILSKIQKLKGVTRTETFISLEQGIYRQLKV
- a CDS encoding endonuclease; this translates as MELLAFYNVENLFLPDPKPTHKLDPTHSGLRNWDDRKYKNKLHKISHVFQLIEDKKGALPFLIGLSEVSGRKVLEELVQIQPFNSEYGIVHYNSMDERKVDVALLYDKSKVEILDSEAITFFFERGNPDKEDYDTTRDVLFSKIKCNDEIINVFVAHLPSKREKDVNKPKRDFILKEIKNKIVEIVGNRNESVILFGDFNENPDEKNLVEMLSDAQLGKILENPFRQLFTEQKYSTYHYKSGLLFDQIILSASFFNKSMGLGFEKAYVFNAEEISSRDKMFSGRPFRTYAGTRYLGGYSDHFPVIVELRKHNK
- the trmD gene encoding tRNA (guanosine(37)-N1)-methyltransferase TrmD, producing the protein MRIDIISVLPELMESPFQTSILKRAMDKGLAEVHFHHLRDWAINKHRQIDDEPYGGGAGMVMMVEPLDKCISELKSQREYDEVIYLTPDGVTLNQKIANTLSIKNNLIFLCGHYKGIDQRVRDLHITKEISIGDYVLTGGELAACVLADSVIRLLPGVLNDEQSALTDSFQDDLLSPPIYTRPEVYKGLEVPKVLLSGNFGKIEEWRHDEAVRITKEKRPDLL
- a CDS encoding NAD(P)/FAD-dependent oxidoreductase, giving the protein METREKIIIIGGGFAGLQLAKTLNNKNKKVIVLDRVNHHMFQPLFYQVACGRIEPSNISFPFRKIFQQSRNTQFRLTEVKEIDPVNHKVITEEAEFTYDKLVIATGCKTNFFGNKDLESKAFGMKNTQEAIGIRNHVLMTFEKLILEKSRSDDGNWNIVIVGSGPTGVELAGAFAEMKKEILPRDYPYMNFDHLKIILISSTEKPLAVMSDESQEKSEKYLKDLGVTFLSQEYVTDYDGDKVYMKSGKEIPSNNVIWAAGVTGNVIEGFPAENLMKNRYIVDRYNRINGYENIYAIGDIAYMETPKYPQGHPQVANVAINQAKNLGKNFLKKNIGEWNEYEYDDKGSLATIGKHRAVVDLPFIKFQGFLAWYFWMFLHLMLILSVRNKLAVFFNWMWSYFNKDSALRLIILPNKKNGTLQ
- a CDS encoding glycoside hydrolase family 25 protein, whose protein sequence is MSPKKYTKKTAKKIHKSRRKNYFFRRKIVLVLLCIALIGTGLYLKNSVSYYYALYFNKFKHKKLHNTEAETLRIQKILSDNLDKTYGFDVSHYQNKEDISWDSLSIGNKTIPLEFVVMRATMGNRSADKHFDEFWEQAKKHELIRGAYHFYRADEDPVIQANNFLENVHLEDGDLPPILDIEKIPRRKSNRKLIEDLKVWCKIVEERYGEKPIIYTYYHYYKDFLKGEFDDYPLWLANYNDVPTPSPHDNWDFWQFTENGIVHGINTKVDLDIYNGNSWSLKRLTLD
- a CDS encoding alpha/beta fold hydrolase, whose translation is MKKLTILFLSLIAVSFNAQIVSATIFSKNENKPIPYAKVGVEKEKTGVISDENGHFSIDLSTINTTKPILIEVPGYEKYSQSVQNFKNLDGQKIFLKEKVKNIDEVKIKPKKLVDKNWGVNTKTKSVMYSVNPDIKNEDFLGETALEFSTNKKSKIKNINLNIASYTSDQPVVMRYSIYSEKNGFPDKNILDEEITVELTKEMIKDDTFTLDVNDRNIWVQGKFFVGIQFLKRFQGRITISAALFRTGYIRKFYGDWEKMTIAAPAINIDVKVDKNGKNIKDEVKESEQFSELAQNLGANKWAPDLSQYTIESENSIYGKNDAAGKTVKLNNAELYYEIYGEGEPLVLLHGNGGSIQEFYKQIPELSKKFKVIAIDTRAQGKSKDFTKGDLNYKIFADDLKNVMEYLNVAKANILGWSDGGNTGLEFALKYPQYLNKLVIIGANAFPEGVEEDLLKNFKTKLRFMQLANQPENETEKRLLSLMLNEPNINKKSLHQIQSPTLVLAGENDVIKKEHTEMMAKEIPNAKLKIYPKVSHYLPFEIAEDLNKDVIDFLKN
- a CDS encoding ABC-F family ATP-binding cassette domain-containing protein, whose amino-acid sequence is MNYVAAENLTKSYGIKVLFKNISFNINEGDKIAIVAKNGSGKSTLLKILMGKEIADSGNVIINKDIQVVLFDQEIAFDPNLTVDEFMMTLDSAPIMALKNYHQSLHSTDTNFIEKALAEMEVHKAWDLENEMKQILSQLKITNLEAKMGTLSGGQVKRVALAKLLTETRAEHRHTLLIMDEPTNHLDVEMVEWLENYLNKAKITLLLVTHDRYFLDSVCDIIWEMEDQNLYFHNGSYATYLENKMIREDNMNATIDKANNLYRKELEWMRRQPKARTTKSKSRIDAFYETEKIAKTDTRKQGLELDFEMKRLGSKILELHHIDKSFGDKVLLKDFSYQFQRGEKIGIVGKNGAGKSTLLNIIQGFEKADKGEIETGETISFGYFSQKGLTYKEDERVIDFIKEIAEFYPLANGKSLSASQFLRLFLFDDQSQYSPISKLSGGEKRRLHLMYILYQNPNFLIFDEPTNDLDLPTLTVLENFLQMFQGSLIIVSHDRYFMDRIVDHILAFEGNGKIKDFVGNFSEYREAKSREESLERSTAQKAEPVKETVSAPPQNSTKKKKLSFKEQRELEQIEKEMPELEEQRGKILDQLNNESDYEKISKLSADLESVSEKLENHEMRWLELQEILGEA
- a CDS encoding Gfo/Idh/MocA family oxidoreductase; this encodes MQLVKVGLCAFGMSGKVFHAPFLKEHPGFFMSAVVERSKEESKEKYPESIIYRSVEDMLNHADIDVVVVNTPVQTHYEYVKMALNAGKNIIVEKPFTVTLAEAEDLVRLADEKRLFLSVYQNRRFDRDYLQVQKIIQENKLGNLKEVEIRFDRFRTESSGKQHKENPEQAGSGSLHDLGAHLIDQVTQLFGSPQKLFADIFSMKGKQFANDYFEILLYYANDLRVRLKSSVFSKEAHYAYILHGDKGSFLQERTDDQERELISGVIPEYGKEWTKPLQETDGILNFINAHSETERILTSSEAGNYMNYYQQIYEYIVFGYALPSPGHEIIQNMKIIEAAEQSSKEGRIINLV